A single window of Streptomyces griseoviridis DNA harbors:
- a CDS encoding serine hydrolase domain-containing protein → MTLRIHGTVADGFDTVREEFAAFVAGERPDYEGQLCAYVDGRRVVDLWAGDGADATSLYAAYSSTKGAAHLVVALLVQEGTLELDRKVTYYWPEFGAEGKGALTLRELLAHRAGLVGTDTGFTPAELADDRQIAERLADQRPFWRPGTAFGYHAMVIGALTGEVVRRATGRTLQEVYEERVRAPYALDFHLGLPAAHEHRFRSTLPMAPTPEQRALLDASPAGPQSLSAVAFNRHAALPTDLESLPNERLVREKGPASVGGVASARGLAGMYAAAISEVGEHAPLLKPDTVAEFGQIHSVGHDLVSRVHKAFGLGFQATADTAYPFLGAGSFGHSGAAGSQAFADPRAGLAYGYTRRRFAFPGGAAPENERLVLAVHRAALAR, encoded by the coding sequence ATGACACTGAGGATCCACGGCACCGTCGCCGACGGCTTCGACACGGTACGTGAGGAGTTCGCCGCCTTCGTGGCGGGTGAACGGCCCGATTACGAGGGGCAGTTGTGCGCCTATGTGGACGGCCGCAGGGTCGTCGACCTGTGGGCGGGTGACGGCGCCGACGCGACGTCCCTGTACGCGGCCTACTCGTCCACGAAGGGCGCCGCCCATCTGGTGGTGGCGCTGCTCGTGCAGGAGGGCACCCTGGAGCTGGACCGCAAAGTCACCTACTACTGGCCGGAGTTCGGCGCCGAGGGCAAGGGCGCGCTGACCCTGCGGGAGCTGCTCGCGCACCGGGCCGGACTGGTCGGCACGGACACCGGGTTCACGCCCGCCGAGCTGGCCGACGACCGGCAGATCGCCGAACGCCTCGCGGATCAGCGGCCGTTCTGGCGTCCGGGCACCGCTTTCGGCTACCACGCGATGGTCATCGGGGCGCTGACCGGTGAGGTGGTCAGGCGGGCGACCGGGCGCACCCTCCAGGAGGTGTACGAGGAGCGGGTCAGGGCCCCGTACGCGCTCGACTTCCATCTGGGGCTGCCGGCCGCCCACGAGCACCGGTTCCGCAGCACGCTGCCGATGGCGCCGACGCCCGAGCAGCGGGCGCTGCTGGACGCGTCGCCCGCCGGGCCGCAGTCGCTGTCGGCCGTCGCCTTCAACCGGCACGCGGCGCTGCCGACGGATCTGGAGAGCCTGCCGAACGAGCGGCTGGTGCGGGAGAAGGGCCCGGCGTCGGTGGGCGGGGTGGCGTCGGCGCGCGGTCTCGCGGGGATGTACGCGGCGGCGATCAGCGAGGTGGGCGAGCACGCGCCGCTGCTGAAGCCGGACACGGTCGCGGAGTTCGGGCAGATCCACTCGGTGGGCCACGACCTGGTGTCCCGGGTGCACAAGGCGTTCGGCCTGGGTTTCCAGGCGACGGCGGACACCGCGTACCCGTTCCTCGGCGCGGGGTCCTTCGGTCATTCGGGGGCGGCAGGGTCGCAGGCCTTCGCCGATCCGCGCGCGGGCCTCGCCTACGGCTACACCCGGCGCCGGTTCGCCTTCCCGGGCGGCGCGGCCCCGGAGAACGAGCGGCTGGTGCTCGCGGTGCACCGGGCGGCACTCGCGAGGTGA